The following proteins are encoded in a genomic region of Alteromonadaceae bacterium 2753L.S.0a.02:
- a CDS encoding flavodoxin I, whose product MATIGLIFDTETGNTNRIGVLIANAFPPNCVEVFSAAEVTAELLQSYSAWIFGTPSMSHGKLADNWQIFIEEEPYDLSDKVVALYGLGDQTNYPDEFADGLGVLYEQVVKSGAKVVGSWPTEDYSFNKSRAVIDGHFVGLVIDEDNQANLTKERISRWVESIQELLS is encoded by the coding sequence ATGGCGACTATTGGTTTAATTTTTGATACCGAAACCGGCAACACTAACCGTATTGGCGTTTTAATTGCCAATGCATTTCCGCCCAATTGTGTGGAAGTATTCTCAGCCGCAGAAGTTACTGCTGAACTGCTGCAAAGCTATAGCGCCTGGATATTTGGTACGCCGAGTATGAGCCACGGGAAGCTCGCCGATAACTGGCAGATTTTCATAGAAGAGGAACCCTACGACCTCAGTGACAAAGTTGTTGCCCTCTATGGCTTGGGAGATCAGACTAATTATCCCGATGAATTTGCCGATGGTCTTGGGGTACTGTATGAGCAGGTTGTCAAATCGGGTGCAAAAGTTGTGGGAAGCTGGCCAACCGAGGACTACAGCTTTAATAAATCCCGGGCGGTGATTGATGGTCATTTTGTAGGTTTGGTTATTGATGAAGATAACCAGGCGAACTTAACTAAAGAGCGGATTTCCCGGTGGGTGGAATCAATTCAAGAGCTATTAAGTTGA
- a CDS encoding FAD dependent oxidoreductase: MYRSISLQSPAKIAVIGGGIAGATIALRLSELGIDTTLFEKSDGLVSGPPICHLHAGGNLYREISDQQCLALLRQSIDTLKVYQQCVNWRPTVITLPVWDKNQPESLLPRLNLLQKSYAALVKNDPSNRVLGDPNEYFQIYYRDQLQALARRPLPETPCCSDDWMIPVAKHLDFSKIQFPVYLVQEYGLSAFRFAATAQLAMEKLPQCHLKLQHKVIAIQQHHNTSKRWLLSVENSGACAEQLEFDYLINACGFKSGEIDDMLALPRQRLVEFKAAYVAKWSETEGQWPEVIFHGERGTPQGMAQLTPYPGGYYQLHGMTDIITLFKDGLVSSNTRSAQPKLADHHLDKIERSWLPEEMRTRTEAAIAHVAQFLPHFKQATLGAKPLFGAQQIPGDDPSLRAADVSFDGEGYARTEIVKASSALAAADAVLQNLIDTGVVDSFVARNNLRRHFFPVVRKCSDSAVTKRAFAIARQRHYPEALAQQIQAISPSNGTSVEKSSTTASGSYTAMGSP, from the coding sequence ATGTACCGCAGTATTTCATTGCAATCACCTGCGAAGATAGCCGTTATTGGTGGCGGTATCGCGGGAGCTACCATCGCATTGCGCTTGTCGGAACTGGGAATCGACACCACTCTGTTTGAAAAAAGCGATGGCCTGGTAAGCGGCCCACCGATCTGCCACCTGCACGCAGGGGGTAATCTTTACCGCGAAATCTCGGACCAACAATGTCTGGCGCTTTTGCGACAATCCATCGATACACTGAAGGTTTATCAACAGTGCGTAAACTGGCGCCCAACGGTGATTACCCTACCGGTATGGGATAAAAATCAACCAGAAAGCCTATTGCCCCGTTTAAACCTGCTGCAAAAAAGTTATGCAGCGCTGGTAAAAAACGACCCTTCAAACCGGGTGTTGGGCGACCCCAACGAATATTTTCAAATTTATTACCGAGATCAGTTGCAAGCCCTGGCTCGTCGCCCACTGCCGGAGACCCCCTGTTGCAGCGATGACTGGATGATTCCAGTCGCCAAACATCTGGATTTTTCCAAAATTCAATTCCCGGTGTATCTGGTACAGGAATACGGCTTAAGCGCTTTCCGCTTTGCCGCTACGGCGCAGTTGGCCATGGAAAAGTTACCCCAGTGCCATTTAAAGCTGCAACATAAAGTGATCGCAATTCAGCAACACCATAACACCTCTAAACGCTGGCTGTTGTCTGTTGAAAATTCAGGGGCATGCGCTGAGCAACTCGAATTCGACTACCTCATCAATGCCTGTGGTTTTAAAAGTGGCGAAATCGACGATATGTTGGCCTTGCCTCGCCAGCGGCTCGTGGAATTTAAAGCGGCGTATGTGGCGAAGTGGTCAGAGACCGAAGGTCAATGGCCAGAAGTAATTTTTCACGGCGAACGTGGCACCCCACAAGGAATGGCACAGCTAACGCCCTACCCTGGAGGGTATTACCAACTCCACGGCATGACCGACATTATTACACTCTTTAAAGATGGCCTGGTTTCCAGTAACACCCGCAGCGCGCAACCCAAACTAGCCGACCATCATCTCGACAAAATAGAACGCAGCTGGCTGCCGGAAGAAATGCGCACCCGTACTGAGGCCGCCATTGCACACGTTGCACAATTTCTTCCGCACTTTAAACAGGCGACGCTAGGCGCAAAACCGTTGTTCGGCGCACAACAAATTCCCGGCGACGACCCGAGTTTGCGTGCCGCCGATGTTTCATTTGATGGAGAAGGGTACGCGCGCACCGAAATCGTTAAAGCCTCATCTGCGCTGGCAGCGGCCGATGCCGTTTTACAAAACTTGATTGACACAGGAGTAGTGGACTCTTTTGTGGCCCGCAATAATTTACGGCGGCATTTTTTCCCCGTCGTACGCAAGTGTAGTGATTCGGCAGTCACCAAAAGAGCCTTTGCAATTGCTCGCCAGAGACACTACCCAGAAGCACTGGCGCAGCAAATTCAGGCAATTTCGCCGAGCAATGGCACCAGTGTCGAGAAATCGTCAACCACCGCATCGGGTTCATACACCGCAATGGGTTCGCCATAG
- a CDS encoding phosphoglycolate phosphatase: MSVFPHPAFSQAEALFFDFDGTLVDSVPDLALAINNTLTSLGREPFAEHEIRQWVGNGPEQLVARALSGSVEIDPALEASLLESSMATYFGFYERDICVNTRLYPEVENTLKQLKEKFPMVIITNKTERFVAPILKGLGLDGIFDVILGGDSLPQRKPNPAPLLHAADTLGKTVQQCVMIGDSKNDILAAKAAQMPSVGVSYGYNYGEPIAVYEPDAVVDDFSTLVPLLGEIA; this comes from the coding sequence ATGTCTGTATTTCCTCACCCCGCGTTTTCTCAAGCCGAAGCCCTTTTTTTTGATTTTGACGGTACCTTGGTAGACAGTGTTCCCGATTTGGCGTTGGCTATTAACAATACCTTAACAAGTCTTGGGCGTGAGCCCTTCGCGGAACATGAGATTCGCCAATGGGTTGGTAACGGCCCCGAACAGTTGGTGGCGCGTGCCTTAAGTGGTTCGGTTGAAATCGATCCGGCTTTGGAGGCGTCGTTGTTGGAAAGCAGCATGGCGACATACTTTGGTTTTTATGAACGGGATATTTGCGTGAATACTCGTTTGTACCCCGAAGTGGAAAACACCTTAAAGCAGCTCAAGGAAAAATTCCCCATGGTGATTATCACCAATAAGACAGAGCGCTTTGTTGCCCCTATTTTAAAAGGTTTGGGGCTAGACGGTATTTTTGATGTGATTTTGGGGGGTGACTCTTTGCCGCAGCGAAAACCCAACCCAGCGCCACTGCTACACGCTGCTGACACACTGGGCAAAACCGTTCAGCAATGTGTGATGATCGGTGATTCCAAAAACGATATTTTGGCTGCAAAAGCGGCACAAATGCCGTCGGTGGGCGTGAGTTATGGTTACAACTATGGCGAACCCATTGCGGTGTATGAACCCGATGCGGTGGTTGACGATTTCTCGACACTGGTGCCATTGCTCGGCGAAATTGCCTGA
- a CDS encoding cellulose or protein binding domain-containing protein, whose amino-acid sequence MLIKNFKLLVPAIALFLISGQAIAHGYIESPPSRQQHCGVDVKPDNPSSNKCAEPFANYLNLGGQNSHWYSFMSVVAHHGGRKEVGNTTHVCGFDGETWNGGMSPWDTPANWPTTAMTAGAHTFTWNISYGPHFSDTEELVHYITKPGFQFDPSRELSWSDFEDQPFCDESIIPGDFSSNANMSAGGSTISATCNVPARSGRHVIYAEWGRDQATMERFFSCVDVVFGGGTGSSTSSSSSSSSSSNSSSSSSSSSSGGSTSSSSSSSSSSSTSSSSSSSSSTSGGSSCVCNWYGQGTYPICTNSSGWGWENGRSCIGEQTCSNQNGGSGGVVCGGSSSSSSSSSSNSSSSSSSNSSSSSSSSSSSSSSSSSSGGGTCNWYGWQVPICQNQSSGWGNENGQTCIGANTCIN is encoded by the coding sequence ATGTTAATAAAAAATTTTAAATTGCTGGTGCCTGCAATTGCGCTATTTCTGATTTCAGGTCAGGCAATTGCTCACGGCTATATTGAGTCACCCCCTTCGCGTCAGCAGCACTGTGGCGTAGACGTTAAACCAGATAATCCCTCCAGTAATAAATGCGCAGAGCCATTCGCCAATTACCTTAACCTAGGCGGACAAAACTCCCATTGGTACAGTTTTATGAGTGTTGTTGCGCACCACGGAGGTCGCAAAGAAGTCGGCAATACCACCCATGTGTGCGGTTTTGATGGCGAAACCTGGAATGGTGGTATGTCTCCCTGGGATACGCCCGCCAATTGGCCAACCACCGCGATGACCGCCGGAGCGCATACCTTTACTTGGAATATCAGCTATGGGCCGCACTTTAGCGATACGGAAGAGTTGGTGCATTACATTACCAAGCCGGGTTTTCAGTTTGATCCCAGCCGTGAATTAAGCTGGAGCGATTTTGAAGACCAACCATTTTGCGACGAAAGTATTATTCCCGGAGATTTCAGCTCAAACGCTAATATGTCTGCCGGTGGTAGTACTATCTCGGCAACTTGTAATGTGCCGGCGCGTTCGGGAAGGCATGTTATTTACGCGGAATGGGGGCGAGACCAGGCGACCATGGAGCGCTTTTTCAGTTGCGTAGACGTGGTATTTGGCGGCGGCACTGGCAGTAGCACGAGCAGTAGTTCGTCCAGCTCTTCCAGTTCGAACAGTTCATCTTCAAGCAGTTCTTCTTCCTCTGGTGGTTCGACGTCTTCAAGCAGTAGTTCATCCAGCAGTTCCAGTACTTCGAGCAGTTCTTCCAGCAGTTCAAGTACGTCTGGTGGAAGCAGTTGTGTGTGTAACTGGTATGGCCAGGGTACTTACCCTATTTGTACTAATTCCAGTGGTTGGGGGTGGGAAAATGGCCGAAGTTGCATAGGAGAGCAAACTTGTAGCAATCAGAATGGCGGCAGTGGTGGTGTAGTATGCGGTGGATCGTCATCAAGTAGCTCCAGTTCTTCGTCGAACAGTTCGAGTTCTTCCTCCAGCAATTCCAGCTCATCGTCATCCAGCAGCAGTTCGAGTTCATCGTCCAGCTCTTCTTCGGGCGGCGGCACCTGTAATTGGTATGGCTGGCAGGTTCCTATTTGCCAAAACCAGTCCAGCGGTTGGGGTAACGAGAATGGCCAAACCTGTATTGGTGCAAATACCTGTATAAATTAA
- a CDS encoding HupE/UreJ protein, which yields MKTIIRYFVFGVCAFLAVPICSHEARPVSIQITEQTSADRTFYAVEWQVPLSVADTNLPSLKLPRDCRSETNVALRKAQGAYRGKAYYLCEHALTGRSLAVYFPQGNPAISTLIRVKLNSGEQQSALLKPGDTQWQLPRRETPWRVIVDYTRLGIAHIWMGTDHLLFVACLIFIAQRWRRILITVTGFTAAHSVTLVLASLNWVRLPIPPVEASIALSILFLAHEIANNKRFSWTYRYPIVVSSCFGLLHGFGFAEALRELGLPQTQRLSSLLFFNVGVEIGQIIFILCLAGFYYALIYSRSWFAALHTPKNSVLAQKIITYIIGALASYWFVVRILSF from the coding sequence ATGAAAACTATTATCCGTTATTTCGTATTTGGGGTGTGCGCCTTTCTAGCCGTGCCAATATGTAGTCATGAGGCTCGCCCGGTATCCATTCAAATTACCGAGCAAACGAGCGCGGACCGTACTTTTTATGCTGTTGAGTGGCAGGTGCCGCTTTCTGTGGCCGATACCAATCTGCCCAGTCTGAAATTACCACGAGATTGTCGCAGCGAAACCAACGTGGCCTTGCGCAAGGCTCAGGGGGCGTATCGAGGTAAAGCTTATTATCTCTGCGAACACGCTCTAACGGGTAGGTCGCTTGCGGTTTATTTTCCACAAGGTAACCCGGCTATATCTACTTTAATTCGCGTAAAGTTAAACAGTGGTGAGCAGCAGTCCGCACTGTTAAAGCCCGGCGATACGCAATGGCAACTGCCTCGGCGTGAAACACCTTGGCGGGTTATTGTCGATTACACCCGCTTGGGGATCGCACATATTTGGATGGGCACAGATCATCTATTGTTTGTCGCCTGCTTAATTTTTATAGCGCAACGCTGGCGACGCATACTTATTACGGTTACGGGCTTTACTGCAGCCCATTCCGTAACTCTGGTGCTTGCTTCGTTAAATTGGGTTCGCCTTCCGATACCTCCGGTTGAGGCAAGCATTGCGCTTAGTATACTTTTTTTAGCGCATGAAATTGCAAACAACAAACGGTTTTCGTGGACATATCGCTATCCCATTGTTGTTTCATCCTGCTTTGGTTTGTTGCATGGCTTCGGTTTCGCAGAGGCGTTGCGTGAGCTTGGCTTGCCACAAACACAGAGGCTAAGTTCATTGCTGTTTTTTAATGTGGGTGTGGAAATTGGACAAATTATTTTTATTTTATGCCTGGCAGGTTTTTATTACGCCTTGATTTACAGCAGATCGTGGTTTGCCGCGCTGCATACCCCCAAAAATTCAGTACTGGCACAGAAGATTATTACATATATTATTGGTGCTCTCGCCAGCTATTGGTTTGTTGTGAGAATTCTGTCTTTTTAA
- a CDS encoding parvulin-like peptidyl-prolyl cis-trans isomerase protein — protein sequence MKRIIQQPLLHFLFLGCLVFGVFNVFGQANDTANAHILTVDRAALLEFMQYRSKVFNSEFFNKKLDSLTAQERQLLIDDYLQEEVLYREAKALGMDRNDYVIRRRMMQKLEFVADNVSDDLLVVPDETLKEFYKTNQSNYYRETRLSFSHVYFPRNSNAPENNEQIVQGTLEELNRKHVNVADSKRYGERFIFFSNYVDQNAALITSHFGEQMTGELLALTSDAEQWQGPFESAYGTHLVLLIKRQDGFTPKFEDVRERVLSDYKRDSRDRHKRQFVKALLNTYDIHIANTLKTTEQSNPRVVRVATGAPNL from the coding sequence ATGAAGCGGATAATTCAGCAACCCCTGTTGCACTTTTTATTTCTTGGCTGTTTGGTGTTTGGAGTCTTTAATGTTTTCGGTCAAGCGAACGATACTGCAAATGCACACATTTTAACTGTCGATCGAGCGGCTCTACTGGAATTTATGCAATACCGCAGCAAAGTTTTTAATTCCGAGTTCTTTAACAAGAAGCTAGATAGCCTAACAGCTCAGGAACGGCAATTACTGATTGATGATTATTTACAGGAAGAAGTGCTTTACAGGGAGGCAAAAGCGCTGGGAATGGATAGAAACGACTATGTGATCAGACGTCGTATGATGCAAAAATTAGAATTTGTTGCAGACAATGTCAGTGACGATCTGCTTGTTGTGCCGGATGAAACCCTCAAGGAATTTTATAAGACTAACCAGAGTAACTACTATCGAGAAACTCGTTTATCGTTCAGTCACGTTTATTTTCCGCGCAATTCGAACGCGCCTGAAAACAATGAACAGATTGTGCAAGGCACCCTCGAAGAACTTAACCGTAAACACGTAAACGTCGCCGACTCAAAACGCTATGGCGAGCGCTTTATTTTTTTCAGTAACTATGTTGATCAAAATGCCGCATTAATTACCAGTCACTTTGGTGAGCAAATGACTGGTGAATTACTGGCATTGACTTCCGATGCTGAGCAGTGGCAGGGTCCTTTTGAATCCGCCTACGGTACGCATTTGGTGCTTTTGATTAAACGGCAAGATGGCTTTACACCTAAGTTCGAAGATGTTCGCGAGCGCGTGCTCAGCGATTATAAGCGTGATTCCCGTGACAGACACAAGCGACAGTTCGTTAAGGCATTACTCAACACATACGATATACATATTGCCAACACATTAAAAACTACAGAGCAGTCAAACCCGCGTGTTGTGAGGGTTGCTACAGGTGCACCTAACTTATGA
- a CDS encoding thiopurine S-methyltransferase — translation MDSNFWHDRWARGEIGFHAAQVNPDLLNHLDSLNIVKGGRIFVPLCGKTNDIGWLLAQGYGVVGVELSSIAVNELFQSLAIAPQISEFGTLMHYSAENIDIWVGDIFDLTQSELGEVDAVYDRAAIVALPPDTRARYAAHLTVLTRSARQLVITFEYDQSLQAGPPFSVDEEELSRHYGDIYQLNRLTSYEISGGLKGQLVAALSVWHLRA, via the coding sequence GTGGATAGTAACTTTTGGCATGATCGGTGGGCGCGGGGAGAGATTGGTTTTCACGCAGCGCAAGTTAATCCAGATCTGCTTAACCACCTGGACAGTCTGAATATCGTTAAGGGCGGTCGCATATTTGTTCCATTGTGTGGAAAAACAAACGATATCGGCTGGCTTCTAGCGCAGGGTTATGGTGTTGTAGGCGTGGAGCTCAGCTCCATTGCCGTTAACGAGCTCTTCCAATCATTGGCGATCGCACCGCAAATCAGCGAGTTTGGGACGCTAATGCACTACAGTGCTGAGAATATCGATATCTGGGTTGGCGATATTTTCGACTTGACTCAAAGTGAGCTCGGTGAAGTTGACGCGGTGTACGACAGGGCCGCCATCGTGGCCTTGCCGCCAGACACGCGCGCGCGCTACGCAGCGCATCTCACTGTGCTCACACGCAGTGCGCGGCAATTGGTAATTACCTTTGAATACGATCAAAGCCTACAAGCTGGCCCGCCGTTTTCGGTAGATGAAGAAGAATTGAGCCGACACTATGGCGACATTTATCAACTGAATCGTCTCACTTCATATGAAATTTCTGGTGGTCTGAAAGGCCAGCTTGTTGCGGCTTTATCTGTATGGCATTTGCGAGCTTGA
- a CDS encoding DNA-binding transcriptional MerR regulator, with the protein MDIAEVSKATGLPASTLRYYEEKQLIHSNGRNGLRRQYDEGVVQKLALISLGRSAGFTLDEIAEVFTSQGPQINKAQLLGKADELDRKIKELSALREGLRHAAACDAPSYFECPKFLRLLKIAGKKRHRLPNLSIKRPPDK; encoded by the coding sequence ATGGATATTGCCGAAGTTTCTAAAGCGACGGGCTTACCAGCTTCTACCCTGCGATATTACGAAGAGAAACAGCTTATCCATTCAAATGGCCGAAATGGTTTGCGGCGTCAATACGATGAAGGGGTGGTGCAAAAGCTGGCCCTGATTTCATTGGGTCGCAGCGCTGGATTTACATTGGATGAAATTGCAGAGGTATTCACCTCACAAGGCCCACAAATAAATAAGGCTCAACTTCTAGGAAAAGCAGATGAACTGGATCGGAAAATCAAGGAGTTAAGCGCGCTACGCGAAGGCTTACGCCATGCAGCCGCTTGCGACGCACCCAGTTACTTTGAGTGTCCTAAATTTTTGAGACTACTCAAGATAGCTGGCAAAAAACGCCATCGCTTGCCGAATTTATCAATAAAAAGGCCGCCCGATAAATAA
- a CDS encoding maltose O-acetyltransferase, whose translation MKSEKEKMMAGEPYDAHCPEMLEIRTKIKHVLHKLNVTEYYTENFKSVINELCPNSAEDLHLEPPFYCDYGENIVAADGVFINFGAVILDGAKVTIGRKTLIAPGVHIYTARHPVNIEERRVWEDCAPVSIGEECWIGGHTTICPGVTVGDRSVIGAGAVVTKDVPADSLAVGNPARVVKKLNT comes from the coding sequence ATGAAAAGCGAAAAAGAGAAAATGATGGCAGGTGAGCCTTACGATGCCCACTGCCCTGAAATGCTCGAGATTAGAACTAAAATCAAGCATGTATTACACAAGCTTAATGTGACTGAGTATTACACAGAGAATTTTAAGTCGGTTATCAACGAGTTGTGCCCCAATTCGGCGGAGGATTTGCACCTTGAGCCGCCGTTTTATTGCGACTATGGTGAAAATATAGTTGCAGCCGATGGGGTGTTTATTAATTTTGGTGCGGTAATTCTCGACGGTGCAAAAGTTACTATTGGGCGAAAGACCCTGATAGCGCCCGGTGTGCATATTTATACAGCGAGGCACCCGGTAAATATCGAAGAGCGGCGGGTTTGGGAAGATTGCGCGCCGGTTTCCATTGGAGAAGAATGCTGGATTGGGGGGCATACCACCATCTGCCCAGGCGTGACCGTCGGTGACAGATCGGTAATTGGAGCTGGTGCAGTAGTTACAAAAGATGTTCCTGCAGACAGCCTGGCAGTGGGGAATCCCGCGAGAGTTGTAAAAAAACTCAATACTTAA
- a CDS encoding catechol 2,3-dioxygenase-like lactoylglutathione lyase family enzyme → MIKSIAHVTVYVLNQEEALSFYRDKLGFELASDMTVEGGFRWLTVRTKAQPQLELVLAEPKEGPLLSKDAADKIRGLVEDGAFGVGVFETDDCYKTYDELVAKGVEFTQAPVEQFYGIEAMGKDNSGNWFSLTQPSN, encoded by the coding sequence ATGATAAAGTCGATAGCACATGTCACTGTTTATGTTTTAAATCAGGAAGAAGCCCTTAGTTTTTACCGGGATAAGCTGGGTTTCGAGCTTGCTTCAGATATGACTGTAGAAGGTGGTTTTCGTTGGTTAACTGTTCGCACTAAGGCGCAGCCACAGTTGGAACTCGTATTAGCGGAACCTAAAGAAGGTCCGCTCTTGAGTAAGGATGCAGCAGATAAAATTAGGGGTTTGGTGGAAGATGGCGCTTTTGGTGTCGGAGTTTTTGAAACTGACGATTGTTATAAAACCTATGATGAGCTGGTGGCGAAAGGGGTGGAATTTACACAAGCCCCTGTAGAGCAGTTTTACGGAATTGAAGCAATGGGTAAGGACAACTCTGGAAACTGGTTTAGCCTGACTCAACCCAGTAATTAA
- a CDS encoding AraC-like DNA-binding protein gives MNPNIQFKKVCAGRDYIAGNYLNTFDLSSVASRANLSPFHFCRVFKNTFGETPNAFLIRLRIETAKRILVTENASIMEVCESVGYSSLGSFSSKFSEQVGMSPSLYRRKLWKLSSETFRYPRQAIPSCYANYFLGFPGK, from the coding sequence ATGAACCCAAATATTCAATTTAAAAAGGTATGTGCGGGTAGAGACTATATTGCCGGTAATTATCTAAATACCTTCGATTTAAGCAGTGTCGCCAGTCGAGCCAATTTATCGCCATTCCATTTTTGCCGGGTTTTTAAGAACACCTTTGGCGAAACTCCCAATGCGTTTCTAATTCGCTTGAGAATTGAAACAGCCAAAAGAATATTAGTTACTGAGAACGCCAGCATTATGGAAGTGTGTGAAAGCGTTGGATATTCGAGCCTTGGGAGTTTCTCATCAAAATTTAGCGAACAGGTTGGTATGTCGCCCTCGTTATACCGTCGTAAACTCTGGAAATTATCGTCGGAGACATTTCGCTACCCACGCCAGGCCATACCTTCCTGCTACGCTAACTATTTTTTAGGGTTCCCCGGCAAATGA
- a CDS encoding shikimate kinase produces MNEKSVILIGMPGAGKSTTGVLLAKRLAKGFIDTDLLIQQRVDMTLQDYLDRNGYIALRRLEEEVLLSEGLENAIVATGGSVVYSEAAMNRLAGLGPRVWLKIALSSMKERITNQATRGLASQPGATLDTIFAERSSLYERYADITVAADSGSAEKVVQDIVEHLIQIDDFGTGH; encoded by the coding sequence ATGAACGAAAAATCTGTCATTTTGATAGGAATGCCCGGCGCTGGTAAAAGCACAACGGGTGTATTGTTGGCGAAACGACTGGCAAAAGGCTTTATCGACACCGATTTACTGATTCAGCAGCGCGTTGATATGACTTTGCAGGATTACCTGGACAGAAACGGATATATTGCGCTGCGACGCCTGGAAGAGGAAGTCTTACTGTCGGAAGGCTTGGAAAACGCAATTGTCGCCACCGGTGGTAGCGTTGTTTACAGTGAAGCGGCGATGAACAGGCTAGCCGGTTTAGGCCCAAGGGTGTGGTTGAAAATAGCCTTATCCAGTATGAAAGAGCGTATCACCAATCAGGCAACGCGGGGCCTTGCGAGTCAACCTGGTGCAACGTTGGACACTATATTCGCAGAGCGCTCTTCACTTTATGAACGATACGCCGACATCACGGTAGCCGCAGATTCGGGTAGCGCTGAAAAAGTAGTGCAGGATATCGTGGAACACTTAATTCAAATTGATGATTTTGGAACTGGGCACTAG
- a CDS encoding AraC family transcriptional regulator: MHELINTTRKILQENTDLPFSVYTSVEVQNIFNVPIIKPLLVCVLNGCKRLGEQKDISCYAGNFIFLSNSPKINMRNIPGSNEYFALLIDFDFTDFECLPVSQNPIITHFQGSIDPLLKNTLQQFLSWSAVASPELWPLRRKEILQVLLHQGYQQVCRIMESPSLSHKLHTIIGQDVATDFSATELANMLAMSESTLRRRLQSEGLNLQTIKDRAKLGFGLHLVQTSNDPVGRIAERCGYLSQSRFTEKFKQLFGVTPSEIRKTQLRE; the protein is encoded by the coding sequence ATGCATGAACTTATTAACACCACACGAAAAATACTGCAAGAAAACACCGATCTTCCCTTTTCGGTGTACACTTCTGTGGAAGTTCAAAACATATTCAATGTTCCTATTATCAAACCGCTGTTGGTTTGCGTACTGAACGGTTGCAAACGCCTTGGAGAGCAGAAAGATATAAGCTGTTACGCGGGTAATTTTATATTTTTATCCAACAGTCCCAAAATCAATATGCGCAACATTCCCGGCAGCAACGAATATTTCGCGCTGCTTATTGACTTCGACTTCACGGACTTCGAATGTCTGCCTGTGTCACAAAATCCCATCATTACACACTTTCAAGGCAGTATAGATCCCTTGCTAAAAAATACACTGCAACAATTTTTGAGCTGGTCAGCAGTAGCAAGCCCTGAACTATGGCCACTGCGACGTAAGGAAATTTTGCAAGTATTATTGCACCAGGGATACCAACAAGTTTGTCGGATCATGGAGTCTCCCAGCCTCAGCCACAAGCTGCACACAATTATCGGCCAGGATGTTGCAACTGACTTTTCCGCAACCGAACTGGCTAATATGTTAGCCATGAGTGAATCAACATTACGGCGGCGCTTGCAGTCTGAGGGGCTTAATTTACAAACCATTAAAGACCGCGCCAAACTGGGTTTCGGTTTACATTTGGTGCAAACCAGCAACGACCCGGTGGGTCGTATCGCCGAACGATGCGGTTATTTATCGCAATCACGCTTTACAGAAAAATTCAAACAACTCTTCGGCGTAACACCGAGCGAAATCAGAAAAACACAATTGCGCGAATAG